The Paenibacillus thermoaerophilus genome includes the window CGATGGCAACGGGGCAGAGCATCTACACGGTGGCGGACAACGGCAGCCACTATCTGATCAGCACGAGCAAGCTGAAGATCCGCATCGACAAAAATCCGTTTAAGACCAGCGTGTACAAGCCGGACGGAACGACGCTTATCGCGCGTCAGTACGACAGCACCGTCAACCGCAATATGGCGTGGTTGTCGAACGGTTCGTCCTACATCACCAAGGTGGAGGATCACTTCTACACGCCGGCGAACGAGCAGTTCTACGGCTTCGGCGAGCGGTACAACAACTTCCAGAAGCGCGGCCGCGAGGTCGAGACTTACGTCTACAACCAGTACCGCAACCAGAATGAGCGGACGTATATGGCAATCCCGTTTTTCGTCAATACGAACGGGTACGGCATCTACGTGAACAGCACGTATTATTCGAAGTTCAAACTTGCCACGGAGCGGCCGGATATGTACAGCTTCACGGCGGACACCGGCGGCAGCGCCTCCTCCATGCTGGACTACTATTTCATATACGGGAACGATCTGAAGGATGTCGTCTCGAACTATACGGATATTACCGGCAAGCCGGCGATGCTGCCCAAATGGGCGTTCGGCTTGTGGATGTCGGCCAACGAGTGGGACCGGCAGAGCGAGGTGACGTCCGCGATCAACAACGCCGCCGCCAACGGCATTCCGGCGACGGCGATCGTCCTGGAGCAGTGGAGCGACGAGAACACGTTTTATATTTTTAACGACGCGACGTACACGCCGAAACCCGGCGGCCAGGCGTTCACTTACAACGACTTTGCGTTCAGCGGCAGGTGGCCGAATCCGAAGGCGATGGCGGACCAGATCCACAATAACGGCATGAAGCTGATCATGTGGCAGGTGCCGATCCAGAAGTGGACCGATTACGCGTACCAGCAGAAAGATAACGACGAAGCCTACATGATCGCCCAAGGCTACGCGGTGGGAGACGGGCAGGGGGGCCAATACCGCTTGCCTCAGGACTCCTGGTTCGGCAACAGTCTGCTGCTCGACTTCACGAACCCGGCGGCCCGCAACTGGTGGATGTCCAAGCGCGCCTACCTGTTCGACGGGGTCGGCATCGACGGCTTCAAGACCGACGGCGGCGAGATGGTATGGGGACGCGACTTGACGTTCTTCAACGGCAAAAAAGGCGATGAAATGCGCAATCAGTATCCGAACGAATACGTCGGAGCCTATAACGCTTACGCCAAATCGAAAAAATCCGACGCCGTCTCGTTCAGCCGCTCGGGTACGCAAGGCGCGCAGAAGTATCAAATCTATTGGGCGGGCGACCAGGATTCCTCGTTCGAGGCGTTCCGCCAGGCGATTCACGCCGGCCTGACGTCCAACATCTCCGGCGTGCCGTTCTGGAGCTGGGACCTGGCGGGCTTCACGGGCTCGTTCCCGACCGCCGAGCTGTACAAGCGATCGGCCGCGATGGCCGCTTTTTCGCCGATTATGCAGTTCCACTCGGAGAAGGCGAACCCGTCGCCCAGCGAGGAACGGTCGCCGTGGAACGTCGCGGCCCGAACCGGCGACTCGACGGTGATCCCGACTTTCCGGAAGTTCGTTAATACCCGGATGAATCTGCTTCCTTACATTTACAGCGAGGCGAAGAAATCCAGCGATACAGGCATCCCGATGATGCGCTCGATGGCTATGGAATATCCGGGCGACACCAATACGCACGGACTGGTCTATCAATACATGTTCGGCGACAATCTGCTCGTCGCGCCGATCGTGAACGAGGGCGAGACGACGAAGAGCATCTATCTGCCGGAGGGCGAATGGATCGATTTCTGGTGGGGCGCGCAAAGACCCGGCAACCGCACGATCAACTACTACGCGGGCGTGGACGACTTGCCGGTATTCGTCAAGGCGGGCAGCATTCTCCCGATGAACCTGAACGCCAATTACGAGCTCGGCGGCGCGATCGGCAACAGCATGACCGTTTACGACAATCTGAGCTTCCGCATTTATCCGAAAGGAAACACGAGCTACCAGTGGTACGACGACATCGGCGGCGGCGTGAGGACGGTCTCCTCGAACGAGCAGTTCGGCTTGGATCAAGTGACCGTAACCGTCCCGCCCATCCAGACGAAGAGCACGCTTCAGGTGTTCGTCACGAAGCCGTCCTCGGTAACCGTGAACGGCAACGCGCTTACGGCCTATACGTCCCTTGGCGATCTGGCCGGCAGCGCGCAGGGCTGGTATTACGATTCCGTACAAAAGCTGGCTTACGTCAAGCTGGCGTCGGGCACGGGCAACCGCACGGTTGTCCTCAACGGCGTCGACAAGCCGGAGTACGAAGCCGAGTTCGGCACGCTCTCCCAGGTCACGACCAATAACAATCATGCCGGTTACACCGGGACGGGCTTTGTGGACGGTTTCGAAGCGTCGGGGGACGCGGTCGAATTCGACGTGTACGTGCCGGCCGGCGGGAACTATACGTTGGACATCCGGTACAGCGCGGCTGCGGGCAACGCTTCCCGCGCCCTGTACGTGAACCAAGCCAAAATGGCCGACGTCGCCTTGCCCCAAACCGCCAACTGGGATACATGGGGAACAGTGTCCCGCAATGTGACCCTGACGGCCGGACACAACGTCATCCAACTGAAGTTCGACAGCGGCAATGCGTTGGGGATCAATCTGGATCATATCCGGATTCGCCTGTAAGACACGCGGAGTATTCGGGGGAGGGGAGGCTCCTCTCTCCCGGCTCCTATCCATCGCGGGGGTGATGATATGCGTCTGTTCTCCAGAGGAAAAGCCGCAGCGGCGCGCTTGCTGGCCGTCGTCCTGGCCGCCTCGCTCTTGTCCTTCGGCCATCCCGAACGTTCGGATGCTTATGCCGGATCGCTCGGGAATGTGCTGAACGCTTCCGTCGCGGGAGACAAGCTTACGCTGACGATCGACAACGGAGCGGAGCCGAACGACGATATTCTGGAGCTGTTGGTGGCCGGGGAAAACATCCTGAAGGTCGATTACCGGCCGAACGGGGTGGCCGCAAGTCCCGACACGCCGATGATCGATCCCAATAAAACGTGGAGCGCCGTCGGCGCTTCCATCGATACGTCCGGCAATCCGATCGTGATTGCGACACCGCGGATGCGGATCGAGATCGCCAAGTTCCCGGCCCGCCTGACGGTCAAAAAAGCCGACGGAACGACGCTCCTGTGGGAGCCGCCCGGCGGCGGTGTCTTCTATGACGGCATTCGCTTCATGCGATCCCCATCGGACAATCTGTACGGAATCCGGGGATGGAACGCTTTCGAGACGGTGGACGGCGGCCAGAAACTGCTGCGCAACAACAACTCCCACGGCGCGCATGCCGGAGAACAGGGGGACGCGGGCGGACCGTTCGTCTGGTCGACGAGGGGGTACGGCCTGCTCGTGGACAGCGACGGCGGTTATCCGTACACGGACAGCACCGGCAAGCTGGAGTTCTACTATGGGGGAACGCCGGCCGAAGGAAGACGATACGCGAAAAACGATCTGGAATACTACATCATGCTGGGCGATCCGAAGGAGATCATGGGAGCCTTCGCCGAAATTACCGGCAAAAGCCCGATGATGCCGAAATGGTCGCTCGGCTTCTCCAACTTCGAATGGAATACGAATCAAACCGAATTGACGTCGATGGTCGATACGTACCGGGCGAAAAACATCCCGCTCGACAGCTACGGGCTGGATTACGATTGGAAGCGTTACGGGGAGAACAACTACGGCGAGTTCAAGTGGAATACGGCCAACTTCCCGAGTGCGGCCACAAACGCTTTGAAGGCAAGCATGGATGCCAGAGGCGTCAAGATGATCGGCATCACGAAGCCGCGCATCGTCACCAAGGACGCGGGCGGCAATCCGACGATCCAGTATGCCGACGCCGAGAGCGGCGGATACTGGTACCCCGGCCATTTCGAATACCAGGATTATTTTATCCCGGTCCAGGTCAGAAGCATCGATCCGTACAATCCGGCCGCGCGGTCCTGGTATTGGGATCATTCCAAGGAGGCGTTCGACAAAGGCATCGTCGGCTGGTGGAACGACGAGACCGACAAAGTATCGTCCGGCGGGGTGACGCTGTGGTTCGGCAACTTCACGACGACGCATCTGTCGCAAGCGATGTACGAAGGCCAGCGGGCGTATACGAACGGCAACGCCCGGGTCTGGCAGACGGCCCGGACCTTTTATCCCGGAGCGCAGCGGTACGCCACGACCCATTGGTCCGGAGACATCGGCATTCAGTTCTACAAGGGCGAGCAGATCGGCTGGGCGGCCGGCATGCAGGAGCAGCGCGCCGTGCTGCTGTCGGCGGTTAATATGGGCCAGCCCAAGGTCGGCATGGACGCCGGCGGCTTCAACAAGCAGGACGGAACGACTTACAATCCGAGTCCCGAGCTGTATGCCCGCTGGCTGCAATTCAGCGCGTTCACGCCGGTGTTCCGGGTTCACGGGAACAATGGCCAGCAGCGCCAGCCCTGGTTCTACGGCAGCACGGCGGAGGAGGCGGCCAAGAGCGCGATTCGGCTTCGGTACTCCCTCCTGCCTTATATGTACGCCTACGAGAGAAGCGCCTACGAGAACGGCGTCGGCCTGATGCGTCCGCTGATGTTCGAGTTCCCGTCCGACTCGAATGTGGCGGATACGGTGGATGCCTGGATGTTCGGGGATTATCTGCTAGCCGCGCCCGTTGTCGACAAGGGCCAGACGGTCAAGAACATTTATCTTCCCGCGGGAACGTGGATCGATTACTTCCGGGGCACGGTCTATACAGGCGGGCAGACGATCGCCTACCCGGTCAACGCCGACAGTTGGAGCGACATTCCTCTGTTTATCCGCAAGGGAGCGATCATCCCGACTCAGAAGGTGCAGGATTACGTCGGCCAGAGCGCCGTCCAGAGCGTGGACGTGGACGTGTTCGCCGATATGGCGAGCACGAGCTTTACCTATTACGACGATGACGGCTCATCCTATCAGTACGAGTCCGGCAACTATTTCAAGCAGAAGCTGACCGCACGGGACAACGGCGCTTCCGGGATCACCCTCGACGTAGAGGGCAAAACGGGAACCTACGCTCCCGCCCTTCAATATTATGTGCTGAAAATTCACGGCAAGGCCGGAACTTCGGTCAAGAGCAACGGCGTCGCGCTGACGTCGTATGCCGATCTGAACGCGCTCCGGGCTGCTTCCGGCGAAGGCTGGGCGGTCGGTAAGGATATTTACGGCGATGTGACTTACGTCAAAATAAGAGCCGCAGCGACGTCGGGCAAGTCCGTTGCGGTATCCGGTTCAGCGCCCGTCTCCGCAACCTCGTACAAGTACGAAGCGGAGGACGCCTCCCTGTCCGGCAACACGGTGGCGACGAAAGCGACCGTCAACAACAACCATGCCGGTTATTCGGGCTCCGGCTTCGCGGACGGACTGGGACAACCGGGAGCCGCCGTTACCTTCTACGCCGACGTGAAGACGGCAGGCGACTATTCCGTCGCTCTCCGGTATGCCAATGCGACCGGCAGCGACAAGTCGCTGAGCGTGTTTGTCAACGGCAAGCGGATCAAGACGACGGTATTGGGCCCGCTAGCCAACTGGGACACCTGGGCGACGAAGACCGAGACGATCCCGATGGAGGCCGGGCGTAATGCGATTACCTATAAGTATTTGGCCGATGCGGGAGATACCGGAAATGTCAACCTGGATTATATAACGGTTCCCTTCCAGGCCGATATCGCCTCGTACGAAGCCGAGAGCGCCTTACTGGGAGGCGGGGCGTCCGTCAACAGGAATCATTGGAATTACAGCGGAACGGGATTCGTCGACGGCATGACCGCCGCGGGCGCATCCGCCGAATTCGAAGTAACCGTGCCGTCGGCCGGAACCTACGAGGTGGTGCTTCGCTACGCCAACGGCACCGGGTCCGCCAAAACGCTGAGCACGTATGTGAACGGGGCCAAAATCGGCCAAGTGTCGTTCCCGAGTCCGGGATCGGACTGGAACGCCTGGGAGCGCAAGACGCAATCGCTTGCGTTAAATGCGGGCCGCAACCGGATCGCGTTCAAGTACGATGCCGGCGACAGCGGGAATATCAACCTGGACCGGCTGCTCGTCTCCGCTTCGGCTATCGGCCCGCTGGAAACGGAACGGAACCTGCTGGACAACGGGGATTTTGAACGGCCGTCCGGGTACAGCAGCGGTTGGACGGAGTGGCATCCGACCGGTCAGGCTCTCGCCTACGGCGTGGACGGAGGGTTGACGACGAACCCGCCGGAGGCGGCTCAGACGGGCAGCAACCGGGCCTACTTCTGGGCGTCCGGGGCTTATCAGCAGAGCATCCACCAGGTCGTCAGCGTTCCCGTCAACAACGCGAACTACAGACTGGAGGCCTGGGTGCGGCTGAAAAACGCGACGCCCACGGTCGCGCGGGCGGAGATATCCGGCCACGGCGGCAGCGCCATTTATGCGAACATTACGAACGACGGCGTTTGGAAGCTTATCCGCATCGACAATATTTTCGTAACCAGCGGCCAGATCGACGTGGGCTTCTACGTGAATTCCCCGGGGGGGACGACGCTCCATATCGACGATGTCCGATTGGTGAAGCCATAACGATCAAGAGCCCTTGCGGGCGGTCCGAGAACCGTCCCGAGGGCTCTTCTTCGTATTGTCCGGTCAGCCGGGGGGGCCAAGCTGGCCGTTTTTATTGGCGGACAAATCTCCCGCGATCCCCATGACCATTGTTCCGGGATGCCGGATGCTCGCTCCGTGCGGGGAGCAACATGATCCGCGAGAAGGGGCTGTCATGGATCGGCCGGGCTTCAGTCCGCGTTCCAGTGAGGGGAGCGACTCCGTAACCATTCGACATCTCGGACGGTATCCGGTCAACGCGGACAATAGCGATATTTTTTATTACTAAAGCCCAAAATTCGCCGATCATGAAGGACTTAGCGATATAAAATATTGTTAACACGCCGATTTTTTGGTGATTCCGGCTGATTTGCCGGCGTTAGCGATATTTTATATCGTATAGTGGATTCAAACCGGGACCAGTGGGGCGTTTAGTGATATTTTATATTGTTAGCCGTGATCCGTGCGACGAGGGGGCCGAATTCCTTTGCACAATTGGGATGATTCCGGGAACATTTACACTCCCGCACGGGGAGCGACCGCCGCCAAGTGTGCCTCTGCGCATCATTTTCGCGAACCTGCTTTTTCGAGGGAAAAATACGCGCGGGAACACCCCATTTTCCCGAAAAACCGGATCTGACGCGGGGGGCCGAACCTCCCGGGAAATCATATTCGCTAGGGGGGCGGGCTAATTCCTTTATTTTGTATGGGGAAGTGCCCGTAAGCGCAATACGGACTTGAAAACATTGGATGTCCCCGCGTTACTTCCATGAACCGCAGCTTGGCCGACGATGTCCCCCAACCGACTGCCAGCAAATGCCGCAAGACGTACGGGCACTACCGGGCCGATGCCCATTAAGTGAGTAGAGCTGTCAGCGAGGCCTGTTACCTCGAATTTTGGTGAGTATGCTATAATAAGGATTGGAAATTCCTCTCGAAGTTACCGAAAGTCAAGAATACGCCATGTCGGACTGTCTTGGCGATAAGGATCAGGATTTGTTGCCCTTTTCGAACCAAAAGAAGGAAATCGGCACGAGGCATTTCCGGCCCATAGAAGTTCACCCCGATTTTAGCATGGTCCGTTTATACACGTGTGATGGATGCCCCCCCAGATTAATCTGCATCATTGGAAAAAAATTTGTCTTGAAGATAACCCTCTCTTCCACCTGGCTACACAGCATCGCCACTCAGAATGTGGATGGCTTTCCTGCAGCGGCAGGGAGCCATGCGGTTGTCGAACTTCACGGGAATATTCGTTCGATACGATGCCACCGCTGCAAGCAGGAAGCGAAGGTCTCCGATTTCCTTAACCGGCATGACGGTTCATTCTGTCGCGGGCCATTACGGCCTAACGTGGTTCTTTTCGGAGAGATGCTTTCGGAGAAGGCATGGAATCAAGCAAAAGCAATGGTTTCGCGCCACGGAGCTTGTCAAGGTGATCGGAACGAGTGTACAGGTGTCTCCGGCTAACCAACTGCCCCAATTGACTCAGGACGTACGGTGTATATGAATATGGAAATCCCGGACCAATGTAAACCGTTTGATCTCATGATACGCGGAAAGGATAGGCACCTATGAGTGGAATTGGATGAGATATGGGAAGGAACAATGAATGAAGGATTATAGAGTTACCAACCGGACGGGAGGAGGAAGATCCGAATCATGTGTTCTATTTCAAGAGAGGCAACATATTCGGTGAAAACGATCAAACGAAAAGAAAGGTGATCCCGATGAAAGAACATTTGCTGGAACTGCTCGACTATCATTTTTGGGCGACACGGAAAATTCTC containing:
- a CDS encoding TIM-barrel domain-containing protein yields the protein MRLFSRGKAAAARLLAVVLAASLLSFGHPERSDAYAGSLGNVLNASVAGDKLTLTIDNGAEPNDDILELLVAGENILKVDYRPNGVAASPDTPMIDPNKTWSAVGASIDTSGNPIVIATPRMRIEIAKFPARLTVKKADGTTLLWEPPGGGVFYDGIRFMRSPSDNLYGIRGWNAFETVDGGQKLLRNNNSHGAHAGEQGDAGGPFVWSTRGYGLLVDSDGGYPYTDSTGKLEFYYGGTPAEGRRYAKNDLEYYIMLGDPKEIMGAFAEITGKSPMMPKWSLGFSNFEWNTNQTELTSMVDTYRAKNIPLDSYGLDYDWKRYGENNYGEFKWNTANFPSAATNALKASMDARGVKMIGITKPRIVTKDAGGNPTIQYADAESGGYWYPGHFEYQDYFIPVQVRSIDPYNPAARSWYWDHSKEAFDKGIVGWWNDETDKVSSGGVTLWFGNFTTTHLSQAMYEGQRAYTNGNARVWQTARTFYPGAQRYATTHWSGDIGIQFYKGEQIGWAAGMQEQRAVLLSAVNMGQPKVGMDAGGFNKQDGTTYNPSPELYARWLQFSAFTPVFRVHGNNGQQRQPWFYGSTAEEAAKSAIRLRYSLLPYMYAYERSAYENGVGLMRPLMFEFPSDSNVADTVDAWMFGDYLLAAPVVDKGQTVKNIYLPAGTWIDYFRGTVYTGGQTIAYPVNADSWSDIPLFIRKGAIIPTQKVQDYVGQSAVQSVDVDVFADMASTSFTYYDDDGSSYQYESGNYFKQKLTARDNGASGITLDVEGKTGTYAPALQYYVLKIHGKAGTSVKSNGVALTSYADLNALRAASGEGWAVGKDIYGDVTYVKIRAAATSGKSVAVSGSAPVSATSYKYEAEDASLSGNTVATKATVNNNHAGYSGSGFADGLGQPGAAVTFYADVKTAGDYSVALRYANATGSDKSLSVFVNGKRIKTTVLGPLANWDTWATKTETIPMEAGRNAITYKYLADAGDTGNVNLDYITVPFQADIASYEAESALLGGGASVNRNHWNYSGTGFVDGMTAAGASAEFEVTVPSAGTYEVVLRYANGTGSAKTLSTYVNGAKIGQVSFPSPGSDWNAWERKTQSLALNAGRNRIAFKYDAGDSGNINLDRLLVSASAIGPLETERNLLDNGDFERPSGYSSGWTEWHPTGQALAYGVDGGLTTNPPEAAQTGSNRAYFWASGAYQQSIHQVVSVPVNNANYRLEAWVRLKNATPTVARAEISGHGGSAIYANITNDGVWKLIRIDNIFVTSGQIDVGFYVNSPGGTTLHIDDVRLVKP
- a CDS encoding Sir2 family NAD-dependent protein deacetylase produces the protein MVRLYTCDGCPPRLICIIGKKFVLKITLSSTWLHSIATQNVDGFPAAAGSHAVVELHGNIRSIRCHRCKQEAKVSDFLNRHDGSFCRGPLRPNVVLFGEMLSEKAWNQAKAMVSRHGACQGDRNECTGVSG
- a CDS encoding TIM-barrel domain-containing protein, producing the protein MKRLKANAAQLLIALLVLFVIAPNVYAIDGVWHKPTGIDDLYTVEQTERYPRDPTAGDNVYIKLTTWPIEPGQATWVTWTKNGAAQPVINGVWKYNSGNNSYWEVPLGSFNKGDVVQYTVHANQNGANEKTIGPFSFTVTGWEHVASVTGLTNHSNRIELRVTSNTGSTAPRINIAFTDADVFRMQLSPTGTGAMATGQSIYTVADNGSHYLISTSKLKIRIDKNPFKTSVYKPDGTTLIARQYDSTVNRNMAWLSNGSSYITKVEDHFYTPANEQFYGFGERYNNFQKRGREVETYVYNQYRNQNERTYMAIPFFVNTNGYGIYVNSTYYSKFKLATERPDMYSFTADTGGSASSMLDYYFIYGNDLKDVVSNYTDITGKPAMLPKWAFGLWMSANEWDRQSEVTSAINNAAANGIPATAIVLEQWSDENTFYIFNDATYTPKPGGQAFTYNDFAFSGRWPNPKAMADQIHNNGMKLIMWQVPIQKWTDYAYQQKDNDEAYMIAQGYAVGDGQGGQYRLPQDSWFGNSLLLDFTNPAARNWWMSKRAYLFDGVGIDGFKTDGGEMVWGRDLTFFNGKKGDEMRNQYPNEYVGAYNAYAKSKKSDAVSFSRSGTQGAQKYQIYWAGDQDSSFEAFRQAIHAGLTSNISGVPFWSWDLAGFTGSFPTAELYKRSAAMAAFSPIMQFHSEKANPSPSEERSPWNVAARTGDSTVIPTFRKFVNTRMNLLPYIYSEAKKSSDTGIPMMRSMAMEYPGDTNTHGLVYQYMFGDNLLVAPIVNEGETTKSIYLPEGEWIDFWWGAQRPGNRTINYYAGVDDLPVFVKAGSILPMNLNANYELGGAIGNSMTVYDNLSFRIYPKGNTSYQWYDDIGGGVRTVSSNEQFGLDQVTVTVPPIQTKSTLQVFVTKPSSVTVNGNALTAYTSLGDLAGSAQGWYYDSVQKLAYVKLASGTGNRTVVLNGVDKPEYEAEFGTLSQVTTNNNHAGYTGTGFVDGFEASGDAVEFDVYVPAGGNYTLDIRYSAAAGNASRALYVNQAKMADVALPQTANWDTWGTVSRNVTLTAGHNVIQLKFDSGNALGINLDHIRIRL